GCCAGTTTTCCTTATAGGGCCAATTCGTATGAGAGAAGGTCATCATTTCTAGTGTGACTTCTTTGCCTAAGGCGGCGTTTTCAGGATTCTCCTCTTTTGCCACGTTTTCTTTTGTGCATCCGCTCAATAATGTGCCGGTTATAACGGCGGCCAATGCCACCAACCCGAGCTTTCGGTTCCAAATGTTCACGCAACCCTCTCCCTTATGTATGATGATGTAACGCCAGCTACTGTTTACAGCAGCATGTCGTTTATGATTTTGATTCTACTTGCCGGAACCATGGATTGACTATTCACATTCCTTCCCGTTATTGACTGTAGCTACGATTCTGAAGAAGTGACAACTTTCTGAATTATGGTACATTCACGACTCAGATCCCGCACCGCGGTTGGGTCCTTGTCTCTTGGATGGAGTATCTTGAAGAGGAGTGCGAATTGACAGCCAAGAGGTAAACTTTTACAATACGGACTAGAGTCACCCAGCGAAAATGAGGAAGCACCCATTTCGAATCTTGGATGTTCTTTTGCGATTCAATCCACTGATATCAGAAATGAGGTGCTTTCATTTATGTACGGAAAACTTCATAGCGCTTGCTTGCACGGCATTGACGGCGTTGTCATCCAGGTCGAGGTAGACCTGGCGAACGGACTGCCCCAAACCTCCATCATCGGTCTGCCCGATTCCTCCATTCGCGAATCCATTGAGCGGGTTCGGGCAGCGATTAAAAACTGCGGTTTTATCTATCCCTTAAAACGGGTAACCGTCAATCTCGCACCGGCAGATCTGCGCAAAGAAGGCTCTTCCTTCGATCTGGCAATCGCCGTTGGCATATTGCTAACAAGCGAGCAATGGACCTTTTCGAATGCCGGGCAAATATTGATCCTTGGCGAACTTGCACTGGATGGTACGCTAAGACCCATCACCGGGGTGTTACCGATGGTGGAGCAAGCGAAAAAGGAAGGATATGCCGGAGTACTTCTTCCGAGCGAAAATGCCCCGGAAGCTGCATTGATCGGGGGGATCGAAGTTTATGGGCTCAGGCACTTGAATGAGCTCGTCCAGGATGGATCAGATGGAGTTATCGATAACCGTGAAACTGGAGGAGCAACCATCGCTTCCGTTTCGCTGGCAAAGCTCAGATATGATCGGGCCACGCATCCAAGCAGAATACAAGCGGACGGCCTCCAGGACAAGCAGCTGGAAGACTATAGAGATGTAATTGGCCAGCAGCATATCAAACGCGCTCTGACCATTGCTGCCGCAGGCATGCACAATATTCTGCTCATTGGGCCCCCGGGTACGGGTAAAACGATGCTCATGAAGCGCCTCCCCACCATACTGCCGCCGCTGGCGGACCAAGAAGCGTTGACCACAACGAAAATCTTCAGTGCTGCCGGAAAGCTAAAGCCATCCGATGGGTTAATGACCAGACGTCCTTTTCGGTCCCCTCACCATACCATATCGGCCGGCGGGCTCATCGGAGGCGGTACCATTCCAAAGCCGGGAGAAGTCAGTCTGGCCCATAAAGGCATTCTCTTCCTGGATGAGCTCCCTGAGTTCTCAAGGCATGTGCTGGAGGTGCTGCGACAGCCCTTGGAGGATCGCGAAGTAACCATCAGCCGGGCACGAGCGGTATTTACCTTCCCTGCGCATTTCATGCTCGCTTGTTCGATGAATCCCTGTCCGTGCGGTTATTACGGCAGTGATCACCCTCATCAACGCTGCACGTGCAGCGTTACACGAATTGCTCAATATCGCGCTAGAATATCGGGGCCCTTGATGGATCGGATCGACCTTCAGGTGGACGTGCCTCGGCCGAAGGAATGGCCTGGAGGCGCAACACCTATATCCTCCAAGCAAATGCGGGATCAAGTTTATGCGGCACAAAGGATTCAATTGGAACGTTACAGCAAGTTACCGTTCAGCTGGAACAGCGAACTGTTCGGCAGCTTCCTGAGGAAACATGCGGTGCTGGACAAGGACTCGGCTGAGCTTCTGCAAGCGACAATCGATACGCTGGGCCTGAGCATGCGCGCTTATGACCGAATCCTGAAGCTGGCCAGAACCATCGCCGATTTGGAAGCATCCGATAGGATACAGAGCCGGCATGTCGCAGAAGCGATTCAATACCGTCAGCTGGATCGCCAATATATCACCGCCGATGAAACCACTCATTTGTGAAATGGAGCTGGAGAGTGATATGATTTGGATAACAACGGTATGGAAGTTCGCTCCTATTGAATAAATAATCTGTACTGCGCAAAGAAGGTGATGGAGCTCGGCTCCTATCACCTTCTTTTTGGTATCCTTATAGATGCTTTGGATCGTATCCATCTAAAATGCATTCTCGATATGATCCATCGAGACGGGCGTCAGATCTGGGCGAAGAATAATGGAGATAACATCAAAC
This Paenibacillus sp. JZ16 DNA region includes the following protein-coding sequences:
- a CDS encoding YifB family Mg chelatase-like AAA ATPase; its protein translation is MYGKLHSACLHGIDGVVIQVEVDLANGLPQTSIIGLPDSSIRESIERVRAAIKNCGFIYPLKRVTVNLAPADLRKEGSSFDLAIAVGILLTSEQWTFSNAGQILILGELALDGTLRPITGVLPMVEQAKKEGYAGVLLPSENAPEAALIGGIEVYGLRHLNELVQDGSDGVIDNRETGGATIASVSLAKLRYDRATHPSRIQADGLQDKQLEDYRDVIGQQHIKRALTIAAAGMHNILLIGPPGTGKTMLMKRLPTILPPLADQEALTTTKIFSAAGKLKPSDGLMTRRPFRSPHHTISAGGLIGGGTIPKPGEVSLAHKGILFLDELPEFSRHVLEVLRQPLEDREVTISRARAVFTFPAHFMLACSMNPCPCGYYGSDHPHQRCTCSVTRIAQYRARISGPLMDRIDLQVDVPRPKEWPGGATPISSKQMRDQVYAAQRIQLERYSKLPFSWNSELFGSFLRKHAVLDKDSAELLQATIDTLGLSMRAYDRILKLARTIADLEASDRIQSRHVAEAIQYRQLDRQYITADETTHL